CAATGCACAtgggctgtttaaaaaaaaaatatataacacaaATCCATGTGGATAatgcatatagacacaaaatgctggagtaacccaggcaacatctctggagagaaggaacaggtgatgttttgggtcgagacccttcttcagagagatatTGCATATCCCGTCTTTCTTTTGCTTATCTGTACGGCTTCCTATTTTCTTATAGCCCCCACTTTCTCTCAATCAGGACAATTTCCATCTGTCTTAGTTTCCTTATGTTTCCCCTCTCCTGTCCGCCCACATACATCATTCTGGATTACTGTCTCTGAATCCTATTTTCTCTCCATTTCCTAATTTACCTCTGACAACCTTCTGAGTGTCGTCGAGGCCGTACAGCACAgttgcaggcccttcagcccacggcaCCTATGCTGACTATTGTACCAATCTACACTGATTCTACTTACCTAACCTTCTATGcgggcaacacggtggtgcagcggtggagctactgcctaatgcccctgtccgacttaggaaacctgaatggaaacctctggagactttgcgccccacccaaggtttccgtgcggttcccggaggttgcaggtggttgccggaggttgcaggtagtggaagcaggtagggagactgacaaaaacatctGGAACCTCCGTTTGTCCCATATGGGGACCGCCctcgtcccgtatttgactgctactattcgggtcgaggggacggttgggtcggagcgctgcgtccggcccagcctcacccgtcccgacgtagtgcagcccatggagtgcagcagcagcgccttgccAGTACCCCGTCAGTTGGCAGCCCGGCCAGTTGTCCGACCtgcggaccttcgcttaccgccgacaccaccatccCTCCTACGCATGGCCtatcattggttcatgagttggatcgGGTGCCGGACATTGGGTGCAACGTCgcgtgggccaaaactcctcagctgggccaccggctgggctttgtgtgcagtccagcacccgggtcaactcatcattcacccagttgGTTAGCGAATTGCTGTCGGGAAttttcccttattttgaccttttgtcccttatttgagagtgagaatgttggcaaccctcgatagaactagtgtgtatggatgatcgctggtcggcacggactcagtgggctgaagggtttgtttccacgctgtttcgctAAACTAATCCAAAAGGCCTCTTGTAAATCTCTCACTTCTCAAATTGAATCCAGTCTAAGGTATGCCCCATCTTTTTAAAGACATTTTTAATCAATGTAATGCTTGTTTTCGTGTCCTGTCTGACGTCTGAAACCAGCGGGAGATGTTTACTGCACTTTGAATGCACTTGATTAATGCAAGTTATTATAGCTAACAATCTATTTTATTGACACTTTATTGAGTCTCTCAGTTTCACGTTAAAAATCATATCATTTAAAGGTGGATTTTTAACAAAAGTATTTTGACTTTAATAAAATGCAACTAAGAGAGTGGCaatttataaaatataatttatataACCACAGTGGATGATGATTCCTGATTACTGACAGGGACAGGGAGCTTACTGGAACTTTCCTGCATAAATCATTGGTAATATTTGCTGAATTAGTAGTTGCTGGACTAAATCGGCCCTGTCATTGCAGGAGCTTGAATCAGAGAGTGGAGGTCACCAGACGGTTTAGGATTTTCCAAGGGTTATGATTGGAAAATCCCACAGAGTCCACTGATCTCTGTGCCCTGTTGGCAACTCCAGGTCCACGTAGGACCCTGAACTCCTAAAACCACCTGTCTTCAAATCTGGACGATTCTGCATCTGCGCTGACAGAAAGTTCCACTGACCAGTTGGCATCATTTTGTCTGGAAACACAGTCGGCGGATCTGCCTCAATGTGCAACTGCTTTTGCAGCAGCGATCGGTGGTTGAAATTTGCCTTTTGGTCAGTTTCCGATGGGTAAATGTTTCTTCCAGACCCAGCAGTGTCTCGTGATCTCCCGGGGTCTGTGTGACAAGCCCATGGACATCATCAGGCATCTCCTCACTCTGGCTGAGGTCTGGGTGTAATCCTTGTTCTCCATTGTCCGTGCCAGGATCGTGAGTCCCATTACCGGGAAGCAGCATCTGCATCTTCATCATGTCTTTCACAAGGGCATCATCTCCAGAGGCCTGAGAGGGTTCTGGAACGAAAGTAAAATCCGATCTGTCAACATTGGGAAATTATTGCcatccaattttattttctgtcgCTTTGTCTCAGCTACGTACTGATAGGCTGCATCGcaacctggttcagcaactctttaagggcctgccccacttgggtgtcatttgcgtgtcatttatgtAACATCATTTACGCATGACGCGCATGTGATTACGCATTACGCATGTgattacgcgcgcatggcgtgcattacacgcGCATAGTGCGTGGttgcgtaggcagtgacgcgcggttgcacgcggcgccccaggatttggggattcacaaaatctttgcacgccacctacgcaaatgacgcctaagtgggacaggacctttagacTAAATTTTTGGAGACatggcgtggaaacgggcccttctgcccaccaagtccatgcagttcctcgatcaccctgtgcactatcccacatactaaGGCCATttccaatttaccaaagccaattaatctacaaaccagtatgtctttggaacgtgggaggaaaccagtgcacccggcgaaaacccacatggtctcagagagaaggtacaaactccatacagacagcacccactgtcaggatcgaattcaggtctctggcgctgaaaggtatcgctgcgccaccatgccactcggacgcccaggaatgaaggggcATTGGCACCACCATTGAAGAGATCTATAGGAGGTGCTAACTTAAAAAAGtagccagtatcatcaaagacccacattgcccttgccatgctctcattttgcaCCAACAATAGGGAAGAATGGATAGGAATCTGTAAACTGTGGCCACCATGTTCAATAAAAGTTTCATCCCAACAACCGTCAGTCTACTCAATATTAACCTCGGCTGTGCCTTTGCTTGCACTCAGGACTTTGGGTAATTTTGCACCACTGTTAGAGTTATTGATTAATTAGATGTTGTTTATTACATTATCTACGTGTGTTGTGTTTACAGTTcagttctgctgctgcaagtgagaattttcaTTGTTCCCCTGTAAGTGCACATGACAAACAGCCTTGAGTTGGACTCTCGATGCTTTCACTGTCTATTCAGAGAGCGTAACTCCAATCAACAAAATTCCGGTCAACAAAACAGATGACAGACTGCCAGAAGAATTCATGCAGCACCCGTGGAGGCAGAAAGTGCAAGTCGACGTTTGTGTTTGAGACCAGCATCAGGATTTGGTGCAAGGCCTCATCCTATGCCctttgccttcacagatgctgcttgactccccATCATTCCTGTCCTCAGTGTCGAACCAGACTGCAGTCTGCTCCAATGCACTAACAGAGTTCACATAAGGTAATaaggtgataagtgataggagcagaattgggccattcagcccatcaagtctattctgccattcaatcatcgttgatccatctctccctcctaaccccatcctactgccttctcccaataaccccgacacccgtactaataaagaatctatctaacactgcattaaaaatattcattgacttggccaccacagccttctgtgacaaataattccacagattctccaccctctgactaaagaaattcctcctcatctccacatGGTTCTCCTCCAACACTGGTTGATCACAATTACCTGAGAAGCATCACATCCCTATTTCACGGGAAGTATTGTTGACCAGACACATTGTCTCatagtagaaacaaggatctgtagatgctggtttataaaaaaggacacaaagtgctagagtaactcagccggtcaggcagcaactctggaaaatatggataggtgacgttatgggtctggatccttcttcagtatcccctatccatgttctccagagatcctgatccgttgagttactctagcactgttctgaagaaggttcttgacgcAAAACCTcacatattcctttcctccagagatgctgtctgaccggccaagttactccagctttttgtgtctttcctacaCCTATGATCTATGTAGATATGTTCCATTAGCATGAGATCGTCTGTAGTTCATCCTATTCTCCACTAATCCTTCAAAAAAAGTAATGTCTGGTAATTTTTATCTGTTCATTTTGTTCTTTAGACATCGTGGCAGTggggaagtagagttgctgccttacagcgaatgcagcgctggagacccgggttcgatcctgattacgggtggtgtcagtacagagtttgtacgttctccccgtgacctgcgtgggttttctccgagatcttccgttttctcccacactccaaaaacgtacaggtttgtaggttaattggcttggtatgagtgtaaattgtcctcagtgtgtgtagggtagtgttattgtgcgagGTTCAGTGCGGAAGCGGTGagtttgtttccgcactgtatctctaaactgaaactaaagggccggtctcacttgggcatcatttacgcgtcacacaggtggcgcacgaagattttgcgaatcccgaaatcctggggcaccgcacgtgaccgcgcgtcactgcctacatcaccacataccatgcgcgcgtaatgcatcaTGTGCGTGTCACGACGCGTGAGttgtgcatcgtgacgcgtaaatgatgttgtgtaaatgatgcgcaaatgacgccccttTAACCACCTCCTCAAGGGCAACCAGAGATGGGCAATTAAATTGTGGCTCAGCTGGCAAAGTACACATCCTTTGAATGAACAGTAAAGTACAAATGATCTATTCCCACGCCTGGTTTGTGGATTTGTGACTCACCATCTAGACGGGGAAGGAGATCCTTCCAGTTGATTCCTCTGCAGACGTTGACGACTTTTGTTACAAAGTCTCGGCCACACAGCTTGGTGAATTGCTCATCAAGGTTGATTGCTGTGGTCCCTGCGGAGTCTGTAAGGGCAGCGAGCAGCATCCCCATGGGAAGGACTGACAGCAGATTCTTCATTGCCGCTCACTCTGGTCGGATCTAGTCTCTCCCTGATCGTTCTACAGCATAAGccgctgctgaattcctccacggGTAAGTTCACTCTTCCGTCTCAAGCTGCCACTTGGCTGGATTTCTGGACTGGTTCTGAGTTACCTCACTATTTCATTCCAGTCGCCACCCTCTCCACTCACCCGCTCCTTCTTCCTTCAGGACAGTTTTGCACCCACTCTTAATGTGCCTCATTGGTTTTTCATTAACTTTTATCCCATTACCTGGACTCTTTTGACGTTTTTCCAATGTCTCAAATGTGCAGCTACAGCCCTCTGTTTGATTAATGCTTAGTCCAACCATTCAGTGTGGATAACTGATATCTGACATATCATGTAGCAGCTGACAACTTGCATTGTTGGGGTCACTGGAAATATTTTGTTGTCAGCAGTTTCTAATACTTTACATAATCACTTTATATATGTTAATCTACGTTTGAAACATTGCATTATTGATGAAGGTACGTGGTCAGGTTAGAAAGATTAGTTTCCCATGATATTAGTTCCCATGAAAAGCACATTTTGGCTAACTTGATTCACAAAGGTTTCAATAaggatttgttttattttgtagctTATTCTCTATGCGGTacttgtatgtgtgagtgtgtgtgcgggtgtgtgtgtgtgtgcgtgtgagtttttgtgtttgtgtgtgtgtgtgtgtgtttgtgtgggggtgtttgtgtgagggtgtgggtgtgtgtgtgtgtgtgtgtggggtgtgtgtgtgtgggtgtgtgtgtgtgtgtgtgtgtgtgtgtgtgtgtgtgtgtgtgtgtgtgtgtgtgtgtgtgtgtgtgtgtgtgtgtgtgtgtgtgtgtgtgtgtgtgtgtgtgtgtgtgtgtctgtgtgtgtgtctgtctgtgtgtgtgtgtgtctgtgtgtgtgggtgtgtgagtgcgtgagacaatagacaataggtgcaggagtaggccattcagcccttcgagccaacagcgccattcaatatgatcatggctgatcatccccaatcagtaccccgttcctgtcttctccccatatctcctgtctccactatttttaagagccctatctagctctctcttgaaagcatccagagaacctgcctccactgccctttgaggtagagaattcctcagactcaccactctcggtgagaaaaaagTGCttctttgtctccgttctaaatggcttactccttattcttaatctgtggcccctggttctggattcccccaatatctggaacatgtttcctgcctctagcgtgtccaagcccttaacaatcttatatgtttcaatgaggtatcctctcattcttctaaactccagagtgtacaagcccagctgatccattttctcagcatatgacagtcccgccatcccgggaattaaccttgtaaaactacgctgcactccctcaatagcaagaatgtccttcctcaaattgggccAATCTGGCCAATTAATCTGGTCAATTCATTTATACGGGTAATATCTGAGTCCAAGTCATGAGTTTTGTGATTTAGTTTGAGAAGTGATAAGTTGAAATAGTAAAGTAAATGAGAAGATATTAGTTTGCATGCATGTTTATCTTACTCGAGTGTTAataaagattttacttcggagtcacgtgagtgactacgtgaagaaccccgccaggacgcatgcgtgtcatatcgctttcccgcttgcgaaacgacaggcggggtgaagcgttcccccgcagcggtaagtttgaaaccgcgacctgcaggtaagtgatttactctgcggtagtttttgtccccgcgctgtttttacacggggggggggaagctggacaaaatagtgtccacaagtgctgcgagtaaagctggctggggaggaccgcgaagttgcgggagccagcagcagctgaaggcacaagccctgtaagtgggatcagctgtgccgacttttggacCTGCATAAATCATTGGTAATATTTGCTGAATTAGTAGTTGCTGGACTAAATCGGCCCTGTCATTGCAGGAGCTTGAATCAGAGAGTGGAGGTCACCAGACGGTTTAGGATTTTCCAAGGGTTATGATTCCACTGATCTCTGTGCCCTGAACACTACGGCctggcgggagactattcagaatggggccgtcgactttgacaagtcgaaacggcaggaggcggggtggaacgacgttcccccgtagcaacaatttaaaccaggacctgcaggtaagtgaaactgcggactttattctccccatactgtttcacatgtggggaaacatggagctgtgcaaacaacggcaggcggcacaggaatcacccgtaagggaacagctgtgcccgacttcgctcccgcaccggccagattaaacaccatggctgggcgggagactatacagaacggagccgttggctttgacaagtcaaaacggcaggaggaggggtggaaggacgttcccccttaacggcaagttttaagcctggacctgcaggtatgtgatactgcggtctttattgttcccatactgttccaCAGGtggggggaaacatgcacaaagCAAATAAGTCGACCAGAGCTGGtgggggaagaccgcggagttgcagacgccagcagcggccggtggcacaggaatcacccgtaagggaacagctgtgcccgacttcgcccccgcaccggccagattaaacactgcgtctgggcgggaaggcaagaagaaaagcAAAAGAGTCGAGGACTGATGATTCCGACTTTGGGCAGCCAGTgaccacagcagcacctcttgtagggctgcacaatgcatctccctcatcagaggggagtactggggggtcaattctgggctgaccctgaagaggggttttgatgatcaaaactacaagtgtgcagggggtgcaggaaggcaaaatctactggtcatggtgtccaaatacatacatccagaccatgatggacaccactgcaaaaatacttgggaccaggaaactgcgcatccctgaatgttccagtcgtggaaatagcatcgGGAAACATGTCGGAACAGGACTTAGGAAAGCcatggggctcataaaggcgacaacattaaggatctcttacagccaaagacagcacccttatgcacccaccagcagaacaagagaagctggcgAAAGCTCAACGGctgggcatacaggacagcggtcttttagaccatagcccagaccggcctttctggaagatgcgcaaacccccaacccaaaaacaaacccagactccggcgcctcaacctccataagaccacacagaagaagcaaacttccactggtaacaatggaggtaggtgggtctggtcccttacaaattataggaagagtggataatacacacattggtgggagattacactcttttggatacatggtgtatattaactgcagacacttatatcctaagcagtatccagggatataccattgaattgtgcaaaaggggtaatgggtaaacccaacacaattggctggaatacattgtactatatattcagtacaaaatgggaactggtaactgctaaaggactgatttccaaaggctactccatggctagcatcgacctaaaagatgcttactattcagtacctacacagactgatcacaaacgttatttaaaaaaattcaactggatggggcagctctggcaatatagagctctaccaaatacataatcatatgatcatactaattgtgggcataactttggagttggcctaactagctgtaacagccaccatacaattgggtgaaaactggggttatcatccatccagttaaatctaaactaacgcctaccaacataatggattatttggggttcactattgatagctcacatgtcggtgactttaccaaaggacaaggctacaatcttaactgaggcctgcaacaaccccactggcatcagtgaaccgtctatcagattggtagcaagtataattggcatataATGTCTGCCTTTCctgccacacaatttggacctttgtattaccaaaaatctacaaagggcaaaatacaaacactcaatgttaatactggtcatttcgacagaccaataagccaccaatcaaagcttatggaattaaaatggtggagggataacattcggcattgttccaaccctatcgttatcagcaaacccttagtgatgctacaaactgatgccagtgcgcttggttggggtactaccaatttccatctccatctgtggaggtagatgaaaggcacaggaggcattgtgtgactctgaagtaaaatagtaagattaaacgaaaatttaccagttcgaagtttgatcgttattttatgaggagtacgttgagggaatatgtgccctccgctcccacccatgatcatatactcaactggtattttcttctctaatcttactatgttcagtcattacagttatctgtgatttcacaccgctgctttgaagaatgacacgcatgcgtcctggcggggttcttcacgtaatccctcaacgtactctttcataaaataacgatcaaacttcgaactggtaagttctcgtttaatcttactattaagttGTGCTAAACCTTGGTTTAGAGTCTTTTGTTCGACGCGTCATTTGTCAGGGTCAACAGACATACTATCAATTCATACTCATACTCATTCTATCAGTGAACGCCTTCCGGAGATGCCGCTGAGAAGCATAGGCCAGAACCTCGCGGGCTGGTGCCTCGCAGGTCGGAACCTCGCGGGTCAGAGGCAGAGGCGGAGCTTTGCAAATCGACAAAGCCCGCGGCCAACGGACTCTGGGCACCAGAGCCATGCGGCTTGGGCCTGGgtcgctgccacagaagggtccagaggagaccCAATGGTGtcagtggagaggtcggtgcggcggtcgatgatggcgctgACCGACAGACGTGGATggaccacgtggaagtgaggacgccgctgccgaggAAAGGAACAACGGAGGACCCAACGTAGGGGGACCGCCGTgaaggagggggaagaagggggatagAACAAAGAAGAAACTGGCGTGGGggtaatttgtaactttgtaagtgccctttaagGGTGacaatttgcataccttgggtatgcaagcaaagaatttcactgtacttgtatGCAAGCACAGAATTTCAggtaacaataataaattaaactagccctaaactaaactccatgGGATTGCAAAAGCAGGAATCGTTGATGCATTTGATGTTGTGCTCaataatcaatcagttttatccaAGTCTCCTTTCAAATGCGGTTGTAAATGCATGTGCGGAAGCACGGAGAAGACGGCTCTCTTTCACCATTAATTAGATTGTTTTATTGAGAAATGAAAAGACATGGAAACCATTAGCGCTGCAACCTTTTTAATTGTTTTAGAAATTCAATACTGCAGGACTACAAATCCTTGTCATGGAGGCTACTATGTTATTGAAGACAATGGGCTACACACAATGAATTTTTCACTGCCTGCATAGAAATTCCTCAGCAAGCACCCTCCATGGGAATTTGGCTGTGGAAATCATAAAACTGCATAGGGTTTCCCAATCAAACTTGACAGAAAGTCCTGAGGGATTGCGGACGTCAGATCCCGTCACCATGTGTGACTGTCTGGAGTTGTGGACAACGGCTGAATTGGTAACAATTTCCTTCCTAAATAGTAATTGCTCTGATTTTTGAAACTATGTGCGCAGAATATTCCATCGGCACGGTGAAGTGCCAGACATCACGGACTGCGACAGCTGTAGGATATCTCCCTGGCAGTGCATTTGGTTAGGCAACATTGCCTTTTAACTCCTTGCTTAACACGCCGGAAACCGCTCATCGGAGAGGGTTGCATGGTGCTGGCACTGTTTCTCCAAGGGGCAGAGCCACCGGCATCCTCTGGCTTCGGCCCAAGCAGGCCGCGGTTCAGAAACAGTTGCTGTCCGCGATAGGGCTCCAGTTGCTGAAGCCGCCCATTTATCAGCAGTTGACCTGGGTGCCTTCTGAAAATCTCCCTGGCATAATCTTCAGCACTTGAGCTCAGGAAGCTATCTGGAATAGAAGTAAAAACATGTACcctaattattatcatttcaccCCCTTCTTGAAGTCATAGTTGCATCACTGCCTGGTTTGGTAACTCGAATGCCTAGGTACAAAGGAGATTATAAAAGATGGTGGTCACCCCTCAGTCTATTACAAGTACTGTCCACTCCACTATAGGCGGCATCTATAGGGATTCCCAGCATCTTCAAAGActtacaccaccctggccatgctctcatttcactcgtgCCTTGACCACCAGGTTGAGCAGCTTCtactcaacaaccatcaggctctgacCTATGAGCTGTCAACTGTCTTGGGTTGCACTAAGGATTTCAAGCTTCCTTGCACTAATATGGGGTTATTAAATTATTGATTTTTACTGTTTATTgtatgtattgtgtttacaggcctgccaTGCTGCTgtgagcaagaatttcattgctccgatCATGataaaaatgacaattaaacacacaacTTTTGACATGGTGGCAGGTCAACCAGAGATTTGTTTTACAATAGCATTGGGGTTATTCATTATCTTTGTGTATTGTGTTACAGGCtcattatgctgctgcaagtgaaaACATCATTGTTTTGTTggcggtacacaaaaaagctggagaaactcagcgtgtgcagcagcatctatggagcgaaggtgcatatgacaattaaactttggacagcttgattgtggtcatgtttagtcttttctttgattggatagcacgcaaatgaAAACTTTTACCGTGCTTCGCTGCATgtgacaatagtttagtttagttttgtataaGATACAGCTTTGTCGACacatggcacaatgggctaagtgttcggctggcgaccggaggtagccggtttgaatcccgcttggagtgcatactgtcgttgtgtccttggggcaagacacttcacctgtaattatgtgaagcacttt
This portion of the Leucoraja erinacea ecotype New England chromosome 3, Leri_hhj_1, whole genome shotgun sequence genome encodes:
- the LOC129693785 gene encoding prorelaxin-like, with the protein product MKNLLSVLPMGMLLAALTDSAGTTAINLDEQFTKLCGRDFVTKVVNVCRGINWKDLLPRLDEPSQASGDDALVKDMMKMQMLLPGNGTHDPGTDNGEQGLHPDLSQSEEMPDDVHGLVTQTPGDHETLLGLEETFTHRKLTKRQISTTDRCCKSSCTLRQIRRLCFQTK